One window of Alkaliphilus metalliredigens QYMF genomic DNA carries:
- a CDS encoding pyruvate carboxylase, translating to METKKFKRILVANRGEIAIRIFRACQELSIRTVAIYSNEDKCALFRTKADESYQIGSNKGPVEAYLAIDEIIALALKKGVDAIHPGYGFLAENPEFSKKCEEAGIEFIGPTHVMIEQLGDKIQSKLVAKAAGVPVIPGVEKPIADEAQALRFAGECGYPVMLKAAAGGGGRGMRIVTQEEDLVESFLSARSEAKKAFGIDSIFIEKYIEKPKHIEVQILGDKYGNIVHLLERDCSIQRRHQKLIEFAPAVSLSQEKREAICHDALKIARAVHYRNAGTVEFLVDAHGDHYFIEMNPRIQVEHTVTEMITGIDIVQSQILIAQGYPLNSSQVGIGSQENIKANGYSIQCRVTSEDPANHFAPDTGKITEYRTGSGFGIRLDGGNGFTGATISPYYDSLLVKTTSWSRTFDDAIKKGIRSIKELKISGVKTNTAFLINVLNHETFIKGDCDTNFIADHPDLFDIAPKNNKELKILKFIGEKVVNETKGIKREFDVPTVPYVERPLGLSGTKQILDQEGPAGIVNWVKNQEKLLLTDTTMRDAHQSLMATRVRTKDMVKIAKATSILGQDLFSLEMWGGATFDVSYRFLKESPWARLEALRKKVPNILFQMLLRGSNGVGYKNYPDNVIREFIQESAASGIDLFRIFDSLNWLKGMEVAIDEVLKTGKIAEACICYTGDILDTSRDKYSLQYYVNMAKDIEKTGAHILAIKDMSALLKPYAAYKLIHALKQEVSMPIHLHTHDTSGNGVATILMAAEAGVDIVDTTFNSMSGLTSQPALNSVVAALENTERATGIKLDDLEAISTYWDAVRPVYSQFESGLKSGTTEIYKYEIPGGQYSNLKPQVESFGLGHRFGDVKEMFKQVNDMVGDIVKVTPSSKMVGDLAIFMVQNDLTPENILEKGQDLAYPDSAVSYFKGMMGQPMGGFPPELQKLVLKGEEPITVRPGEMLEPEDFQAIQQHLKDKHKLTPTKQDMLSYALYPKVFEDYLEYLKDYGDFSRMGSDIFFHGLEEGETCEVEIAQGKVLILKLLHIGRLNNTGHRNVIFEVNGNRREVQILDKDRGSEISVDAIKMADPHNKLEIGASIPGTVLKVLVKEGDTIKAKEPIIILEAMKMEASITAPVSGVIESILVKEKQQVQSGELLIKFKEQ from the coding sequence ATGGAAACAAAAAAATTCAAACGGATCCTAGTGGCAAATCGCGGTGAAATTGCCATTAGAATTTTCAGAGCTTGTCAGGAACTTAGCATTCGTACTGTGGCAATTTATTCAAATGAAGATAAGTGCGCTCTGTTTAGAACAAAGGCCGATGAATCCTACCAAATAGGTTCTAATAAAGGACCGGTAGAAGCGTATTTAGCCATAGATGAAATCATTGCCCTTGCCTTGAAAAAGGGAGTCGATGCAATTCATCCAGGATATGGTTTCTTAGCAGAAAATCCAGAGTTTTCAAAAAAATGTGAAGAGGCAGGGATTGAATTCATTGGACCCACCCATGTCATGATCGAGCAATTAGGAGATAAGATCCAATCAAAGCTCGTGGCAAAGGCCGCTGGGGTACCGGTTATTCCTGGAGTAGAAAAACCTATTGCTGATGAGGCCCAAGCATTACGATTTGCTGGGGAATGTGGATATCCCGTTATGTTGAAGGCCGCTGCCGGTGGTGGAGGTCGAGGAATGCGCATTGTTACCCAAGAAGAAGATCTTGTAGAGTCCTTTTTAAGTGCTAGAAGTGAAGCTAAAAAGGCCTTTGGTATCGATAGTATCTTTATTGAAAAATATATTGAAAAACCCAAGCATATTGAAGTGCAAATCTTAGGAGATAAATACGGAAATATCGTTCATCTTTTAGAGCGAGATTGTTCTATTCAAAGACGTCATCAAAAACTAATCGAATTCGCCCCTGCAGTTTCCCTATCCCAGGAAAAGCGAGAGGCAATCTGTCACGACGCTTTGAAAATAGCTAGAGCTGTACATTATCGAAATGCTGGCACTGTGGAATTTCTAGTTGATGCTCATGGTGACCATTATTTTATCGAAATGAATCCAAGGATTCAGGTAGAGCATACCGTCACTGAAATGATTACAGGGATCGATATCGTTCAAAGTCAAATTTTAATTGCCCAAGGCTATCCATTGAACTCATCACAGGTAGGCATTGGCTCTCAAGAAAATATCAAGGCCAATGGTTATTCCATCCAGTGTCGCGTTACCAGTGAGGATCCTGCTAATCACTTTGCTCCAGATACGGGGAAAATCACAGAATATCGAACTGGATCCGGCTTCGGGATCAGATTAGATGGTGGCAATGGATTTACAGGTGCCACCATTAGCCCTTACTATGACAGCCTCCTGGTTAAGACCACTTCTTGGTCTAGAACCTTCGATGATGCCATCAAAAAAGGGATTCGTTCCATTAAAGAGCTAAAAATAAGTGGTGTTAAAACCAATACAGCCTTTTTAATTAATGTACTCAACCATGAAACCTTTATAAAGGGAGATTGTGATACCAACTTTATTGCGGATCATCCAGACCTATTTGATATTGCCCCCAAAAACAACAAAGAGTTGAAAATCCTAAAGTTCATAGGGGAAAAAGTAGTCAATGAAACCAAGGGTATCAAAAGAGAGTTTGATGTTCCTACCGTTCCATATGTTGAGAGACCTTTAGGGTTGAGCGGTACTAAGCAAATCTTAGATCAAGAAGGACCTGCAGGTATAGTCAATTGGGTTAAAAATCAAGAAAAACTACTCTTAACCGATACAACAATGAGAGATGCCCATCAGTCCCTCATGGCAACCCGGGTACGTACAAAGGATATGGTGAAGATTGCTAAGGCCACTTCTATATTAGGTCAGGATTTATTTTCTCTAGAAATGTGGGGCGGCGCAACATTTGATGTGTCCTACCGCTTTCTAAAGGAGTCCCCTTGGGCTCGATTAGAGGCCCTACGAAAAAAAGTGCCTAATATTCTGTTTCAAATGCTTTTAAGAGGAAGCAATGGCGTTGGTTATAAGAACTATCCAGATAATGTGATTCGTGAGTTTATTCAAGAATCGGCAGCCAGTGGTATCGATTTATTTAGAATTTTCGACTCTCTCAACTGGTTGAAGGGCATGGAGGTCGCCATCGATGAAGTGCTAAAAACAGGTAAAATTGCCGAGGCCTGCATCTGCTATACAGGTGATATTTTAGACACAAGTCGAGATAAGTATTCACTACAATATTATGTAAATATGGCAAAGGATATTGAAAAAACAGGTGCTCATATTTTAGCCATTAAAGATATGTCCGCCCTATTAAAGCCCTATGCTGCTTATAAACTGATCCATGCATTGAAGCAAGAAGTATCCATGCCCATTCATTTGCATACTCATGATACAAGTGGCAATGGCGTTGCAACCATTTTAATGGCCGCCGAAGCAGGGGTAGATATTGTTGATACCACCTTCAATAGTATGTCAGGATTGACAAGTCAACCTGCATTAAACTCTGTTGTGGCTGCCCTAGAAAACACAGAAAGAGCTACGGGGATTAAGCTTGATGACCTTGAAGCAATTTCAACCTACTGGGATGCCGTTAGACCTGTTTACAGCCAATTTGAGTCTGGATTGAAATCAGGAACAACAGAAATTTATAAGTATGAAATCCCTGGTGGTCAATATTCCAATCTTAAGCCTCAAGTAGAAAGCTTTGGATTGGGTCATCGATTTGGTGATGTGAAGGAAATGTTCAAGCAGGTAAATGACATGGTTGGTGACATCGTTAAAGTGACTCCTTCCTCTAAAATGGTAGGAGATCTGGCTATTTTCATGGTACAAAATGATTTAACACCCGAGAACATCCTTGAAAAGGGACAGGATCTTGCCTACCCAGATTCTGCAGTATCCTACTTCAAGGGAATGATGGGACAGCCCATGGGAGGCTTTCCTCCAGAACTTCAGAAGTTAGTTTTAAAGGGAGAGGAACCAATTACAGTACGACCTGGGGAGATGCTTGAACCCGAAGATTTCCAAGCCATCCAACAGCATTTAAAGGATAAGCATAAACTGACCCCCACAAAGCAAGACATGTTAAGCTATGCCCTCTATCCAAAGGTTTTTGAAGATTATTTAGAATACCTTAAAGACTATGGGGACTTCAGTCGCATGGGAAGTGATATTTTCTTCCACGGTTTAGAAGAAGGGGAAACCTGTGAGGTTGAGATAGCTCAAGGTAAAGTCTTGATTCTTAAACTATTGCATATTGGAAGATTGAACAATACCGGCCATCGAAATGTGATATTTGAGGTCAATGGCAATCGAAGAGAAGTTCAAATCTTAGATAAAGATAGAGGATCTGAAATCAGCGTAGACGCCATCAAAATGGCAGATCCA
- a CDS encoding methyl-accepting chemotaxis protein: protein MKSIKTKLIIYFCTLILFTTLIISFLAYNSGLNGMQELEEELLREKLMGDIASSTFYLQQYFGNVEYENGQLIDAKGNNIEGNNEMVDAILKDMGSAATIFAKSDDDFKRIATNIMGEDGQRAVGTYLGKDSLAYGDVAQGKQFVGEAMILDNAYMTVYKPINDESGNTIGILFLGVPRERSNQLIQGHINGLRNGLSMVTVIGLIIGIIFVYTIAKKIADPIAILALEIEKISNYDLYFDENSKTKKYLNNKDEIGTITRALDVMQRNLIDLVKDISGTAQQVAASAEELTATSQQSATAADEVAKTIEEIAEGANDQAKDTEKGVEHVNELGELIEKDQQYIKDLNISANEATKLKDEGFKILKDLVEKTKINSESTEEVYTIIVNTNESAEKIENASQMIRSIAEQTNLLALNAAIEAARAGDAGRGFAVVAEEIRKLAEQSNSFTKEIAGIIKELTDKTGHAVDTIQEVEKVTASQTESVQFTNDKFKGINGAIEKMKEIITEINQSSEKMGGKKNQIIEIIENLSAISQENAAGTEEASASVEEQTASMGEIANASDSLARLAEEMQGAIAKFKY from the coding sequence ATGAAAAGCATAAAAACAAAACTCATTATCTATTTTTGTACGTTAATTCTTTTTACCACTTTAATCATCAGTTTCTTAGCATATAATAGCGGGTTAAATGGGATGCAGGAATTAGAAGAGGAATTATTAAGAGAAAAACTGATGGGGGATATTGCTTCATCGACATTCTATTTACAGCAGTATTTTGGAAATGTAGAGTATGAAAATGGTCAATTGATAGATGCGAAAGGGAATAACATAGAAGGTAATAATGAAATGGTTGATGCCATTCTAAAAGACATGGGAAGTGCAGCCACTATATTTGCTAAAAGTGATGACGATTTCAAAAGAATTGCAACAAATATTATGGGAGAAGACGGACAAAGAGCCGTAGGTACATATCTGGGGAAAGATAGTTTGGCTTATGGTGATGTAGCCCAAGGAAAACAATTTGTGGGAGAAGCGATGATTTTAGACAATGCCTATATGACTGTCTATAAGCCGATCAATGATGAAAGTGGAAATACAATAGGAATATTATTTCTTGGTGTACCAAGAGAAAGATCCAATCAATTAATACAGGGACATATCAACGGGCTCAGAAATGGATTGTCGATGGTGACAGTAATTGGATTAATAATAGGAATTATTTTTGTATATACAATAGCCAAAAAAATCGCAGATCCAATCGCTATTTTAGCCTTGGAGATTGAGAAAATATCAAATTATGATTTGTATTTTGACGAAAATAGTAAAACGAAAAAGTATTTAAACAATAAAGATGAGATAGGAACCATTACCAGGGCACTGGATGTTATGCAAAGGAATTTGATTGATCTCGTTAAAGACATATCTGGGACAGCCCAGCAAGTAGCGGCTTCCGCTGAAGAGTTAACTGCTACCAGCCAACAATCTGCTACTGCGGCAGATGAAGTAGCTAAAACCATTGAAGAAATTGCTGAAGGGGCCAACGACCAAGCAAAGGATACGGAAAAGGGAGTTGAACATGTCAATGAGTTAGGTGAGTTAATTGAAAAAGATCAACAATACATCAAAGATTTGAATATTTCTGCAAATGAAGCTACTAAATTAAAGGATGAAGGCTTTAAAATATTAAAGGATTTGGTGGAAAAAACAAAGATTAATAGTGAATCTACAGAAGAAGTTTATACGATTATTGTCAATACGAATGAAAGTGCAGAAAAAATAGAAAATGCCAGCCAAATGATTAGAAGTATTGCAGAACAAACGAACCTACTAGCTCTAAATGCAGCCATAGAAGCAGCAAGAGCAGGGGATGCAGGTAGGGGTTTTGCAGTAGTGGCAGAAGAAATAAGAAAACTAGCAGAACAATCTAATTCATTTACAAAGGAAATTGCTGGTATTATTAAGGAATTAACAGATAAAACAGGACATGCCGTTGACACAATCCAAGAGGTGGAGAAGGTCACTGCATCACAAACAGAAAGTGTCCAGTTTACCAACGATAAATTTAAAGGCATCAATGGTGCAATTGAGAAGATGAAGGAAATCATAACGGAAATCAATCAATCAAGTGAAAAAATGGGAGGGAAAAAGAACCAAATCATAGAAATCATTGAGAATCTCTCAGCCATATCACAAGAAAATGCAGCCGGGACTGAGGAAGCCTCGGCATCGGTAGAAGAGCAGACTGCATCTATGGGAGAAATAGCTAATGCAAGTGATTCATTGGCACGATTAGCTGAAGAAATGCAAGGGGCCATTGCTAAATTTAAGTATTAA
- a CDS encoding sodium-dependent transporter: protein MSQKNEQWGSRIGFIAAAIGMAIGTGNIWRFPRVAAANGGGPFVIAWTIALFVWAIPLLMGEMVMGRKTGLGTIGAFRDFVGKKYTWMGTWIAVVCLGIMFYYSVVMGWTMKYFTLAVSGAFQPGVTTAQTEAIWNVFTTTPSQTITFHFLSMLIAGFIIYKGVKGGIEKASKIMIPTLFVLLIAAVIRALTLPGALQGLEYLFTPNLHMLKNPTIWLEAFTQAAWSTGAGWGFIITYSVYTKQKEDVAGNCMIMGFGDNIGALIAAMTVLPAIYALSPTPEFAAEALSSGNTGITFIYLAQLFTTMPAGQFLAAIFFLAMAISALSSLLPMIEVGVRNLMDMGFDRKKATASIVVAGFLLGIPSAYSLHFLDNQDWVWGVGLLVSGLFVAFALAKYGLERARNNDINTEWADFKVGKWWSTCIRLFPVFFVVVTGWWFMQAISWYPGNWWAPFEVFSAGTIVFQWAILIVIALLTNNWLASKIGAGRDITQGDDESVL from the coding sequence ATGAGTCAAAAAAATGAACAATGGGGAAGTAGAATAGGATTCATTGCAGCAGCCATTGGGATGGCCATAGGCACGGGAAATATTTGGCGTTTTCCTAGGGTAGCAGCAGCCAATGGTGGGGGACCCTTCGTCATTGCATGGACCATTGCACTATTTGTATGGGCTATTCCACTATTAATGGGTGAAATGGTAATGGGTAGGAAAACTGGATTGGGAACCATCGGTGCATTTAGAGATTTTGTCGGAAAAAAATACACATGGATGGGGACATGGATTGCGGTTGTTTGTTTAGGCATTATGTTTTATTACTCAGTAGTAATGGGATGGACAATGAAGTACTTCACTTTAGCGGTTTCTGGTGCATTTCAACCTGGAGTCACCACGGCGCAAACAGAAGCAATTTGGAATGTGTTCACCACAACACCTTCTCAAACAATCACATTTCACTTTCTATCGATGTTGATTGCTGGATTTATTATTTACAAGGGAGTTAAAGGTGGGATTGAAAAAGCTTCAAAGATTATGATCCCAACACTTTTCGTCTTGTTAATTGCAGCTGTCATTAGAGCCTTGACACTTCCAGGGGCATTACAAGGATTGGAATACTTATTTACACCGAACCTTCATATGTTAAAGAACCCAACAATATGGCTAGAGGCATTTACCCAAGCAGCATGGTCAACTGGAGCCGGTTGGGGATTTATCATTACCTACTCTGTTTACACCAAGCAGAAGGAAGATGTGGCAGGAAACTGTATGATTATGGGTTTTGGAGACAATATTGGGGCTTTGATTGCAGCGATGACAGTATTGCCAGCCATTTATGCCCTATCCCCAACCCCTGAGTTTGCAGCTGAAGCCTTATCCTCAGGAAACACAGGAATTACCTTTATTTACTTGGCACAGCTCTTTACAACAATGCCAGCAGGACAGTTTTTAGCAGCCATTTTCTTCTTGGCAATGGCAATTTCAGCTTTATCCTCTCTGCTTCCTATGATTGAGGTAGGGGTTAGAAACCTTATGGATATGGGTTTTGATCGTAAAAAGGCAACGGCTTCAATTGTGGTAGCGGGATTTCTGTTAGGGATTCCTTCAGCCTATAGTTTGCATTTCCTAGACAATCAAGATTGGGTTTGGGGAGTGGGACTATTAGTCAGTGGTCTCTTTGTTGCCTTTGCCTTGGCAAAGTATGGTCTTGAAAGAGCTAGAAATAATGATATTAATACAGAATGGGCTGACTTTAAAGTTGGAAAATGGTGGTCCACATGTATTCGATTATTCCCGGTATTCTTTGTTGTGGTTACGGGGTGGTGGTTTATGCAAGCAATCTCGTGGTATCCAGGTAATTGGTGGGCTCCATTTGAGGTCTTTAGTGCAGGAACCATTGTATTCCAATGGGCAATCTTGATTGTCATTGCACTACTGACCAATAATTGGCTAGCAAGTAAAATTGGTGCAGGTAGAGACATTACCCAGGGTGATGACGAGAGTGTCTTATAA
- a CDS encoding glycyl-radical enzyme activating protein, with amino-acid sequence MEKGRIFNIQRYSLHDGPGIRTTVFLKGCPLNCWWCHNPESKDRKQQILFTQQRCIHCGSCHDTCSQKAIQEGKINGENCTLCNKCVDRCPTEALELVGKDMTVAEVMGEIEKDRIFFEQSKGGVTFSGGEPLSQGEFLYELLRVCGQKGIHRGVDTSGFSSWQQLEKIAEVTDLFLYDLKHINNDKHIEYTGVSNQGILRNLEKLSALHHNIYIRIPIIPYINDNDENILETSRYLATLNVKNVTLLPYHDTGIDKYQKVKEDYRLVHVKVPSQEQMIAIAEKMRGFGLNIRIGGS; translated from the coding sequence TTGGAAAAAGGAAGGATATTTAATATACAGCGGTACTCATTGCATGATGGGCCAGGAATCCGCACCACGGTTTTTTTGAAGGGATGTCCCTTAAATTGTTGGTGGTGTCATAACCCTGAAAGCAAGGATAGGAAACAGCAAATACTCTTTACACAGCAGAGATGCATTCATTGTGGTAGCTGCCATGATACCTGTTCTCAAAAGGCTATACAGGAAGGGAAAATTAATGGAGAAAACTGTACTCTTTGTAATAAATGTGTGGATAGATGTCCTACTGAAGCTTTGGAGCTAGTTGGAAAAGACATGACGGTGGCGGAGGTCATGGGGGAGATCGAAAAGGACCGTATATTCTTTGAACAGTCAAAGGGTGGTGTGACATTTTCAGGAGGAGAACCATTGAGTCAGGGGGAATTCCTATATGAACTGTTAAGGGTATGTGGCCAGAAAGGAATTCATCGAGGGGTAGATACTTCGGGTTTTAGTTCTTGGCAGCAGTTAGAAAAGATAGCTGAAGTGACGGATTTGTTTTTATATGATTTAAAGCATATAAACAATGACAAACACATTGAATATACAGGGGTATCTAATCAAGGGATTCTAAGAAATTTAGAGAAGTTATCTGCCCTTCACCACAATATCTATATTCGTATACCTATTATCCCTTATATTAATGATAATGATGAAAATATTTTGGAAACCAGTCGTTACCTTGCTACATTAAATGTAAAGAATGTGACTCTTTTACCTTATCATGATACAGGCATTGATAAATATCAAAAGGTAAAAGAGGATTACAGACTAGTACATGTTAAAGTACCTTCTCAGGAGCAGATGATAGCCATAGCAGAAAAGATGAGAGGCTTTGGACTGAACATTAGAATAGGAGGATCATAA
- a CDS encoding exodeoxyribonuclease III, translating into MKLVSWNVNGIRACVKKGFLDYFNEVDADIFCIQESKLQEGQIELDLEGYEQYWNYAVKKGYSGTAVFTKEKPISVKYGVGEEEDEEEGRVLTLEFDQFYLVNVYTPNSKRGLERLDGRMIWEDEFRAHLKELDAIKPVILCGDLNVAHEEIDLKNPKSNKKSAGFTNEEREKMTELLTSGFIDSFRYFYPDLEGAYSWWSYMGKARERNAGWRIDYFVVSERLKNQLKEAAIHPQIMGSDHCPVVLELDI; encoded by the coding sequence ATGAAATTAGTATCATGGAATGTAAATGGAATTAGAGCTTGTGTGAAAAAAGGGTTTTTAGATTATTTTAATGAGGTAGATGCAGATATATTTTGTATTCAAGAGTCTAAGCTGCAGGAAGGACAAATTGAGTTAGACTTAGAAGGGTATGAGCAGTATTGGAATTATGCTGTTAAAAAGGGGTATTCCGGTACCGCAGTCTTTACGAAGGAAAAGCCAATTTCTGTGAAATATGGGGTGGGAGAAGAAGAGGATGAGGAAGAGGGACGAGTGCTTACCTTAGAATTTGATCAGTTCTATTTAGTGAATGTATACACCCCTAATTCTAAAAGGGGATTGGAAAGATTAGATGGGAGAATGATCTGGGAGGATGAATTCAGAGCACATTTGAAGGAGCTAGATGCGATTAAACCCGTGATTTTATGTGGAGATTTAAATGTAGCCCATGAAGAAATTGACTTGAAGAATCCTAAAAGCAATAAAAAAAGTGCGGGATTTACCAATGAAGAAAGAGAAAAAATGACTGAATTATTGACATCTGGTTTTATAGATTCCTTTAGATATTTTTATCCTGATCTAGAAGGGGCATACTCATGGTGGTCTTATATGGGCAAGGCTAGGGAGCGAAATGCAGGCTGGAGAATAGATTATTTTGTTGTATCAGAAAGGTTGAAGAATCAATTGAAGGAGGCTGCAATTCATCCTCAAATTATGGGGAGTGACCATTGCCCTGTTGTCTTGGAATTGGATATTTAG
- the hypD gene encoding trans-4-hydroxy-L-proline dehydratase encodes MEELRGINARTKKLRKQSETIHPSISIERAVLMTQAYEKYSGKVSEPMLRALSFKHLMENKTICINDDELIVGERGPTPQSAPTYPELCCHTIEDLEMMNDREKISFTVTAEDKKIQREKIIPYWQGKSIRDFIFNEMTEEWKDCYHGGIFTEFMEQRAPGHTVGDDKIYKRGFLDFKLEIMEQLESLDYYNDIEAYEKQEQLKAMEICADAIIIFAHRHAEKAKELAENEENPQKKRELEKIAEVCLRVPALPPGNFWEALQSYWFVHLGVITELNTWDAFCPGRLDQHLHPFYQKGIEGGTLTPQGAKELLECFWVKFNNQPAPPKVGITLQESGTYTDFANINIGGLKIDGSDGVNEVSYLLLEVIDEMKLLQPSSNIQVSKKNPDYFIKKAAEVIRKGWGQPSVFNADAVVEELLRQGKSIEDARCGGTSGCVETGAFGKESFILTGYFNLTKVLEITLNNGFDPVTGKKIGVQTEVVENLHSFKALFEAFKVQLNHFIDIKIKGNNIIEKLYAHYMPSPFLSILIDDCIKNAKDYNAGGTRYNTNYIQGVGIASITDSLSAIKSHVFDDKLFTLRQLMETLHVDFKGHEPIRQLLLNKTPRYGNDDDYVDSIMVKVFDAFYQAVNGRKTMRGGTYRINMLPTTCHVYFGSVIGATPDGRKAGRPLSEGISPVQGTDKKGPTAVIKSASKMDQLKTGGTLLNQKFTPNMLEGEAGLENVVHLVRSYFRLDGHHIQFNVVDAATLKKAQANPEAYQNLIVRVAGYSDYFNNLNKGLQDEIIARTEHQAM; translated from the coding sequence ATGGAAGAATTAAGGGGTATAAATGCACGAACTAAAAAATTAAGAAAACAAAGTGAGACAATTCATCCCAGTATTTCCATTGAAAGAGCGGTGTTGATGACCCAAGCATATGAAAAATACAGTGGGAAGGTCTCTGAACCTATGCTGAGGGCATTGTCATTTAAGCACTTAATGGAAAACAAGACCATCTGTATTAACGATGATGAGTTAATTGTTGGTGAAAGAGGCCCTACACCTCAATCGGCACCTACCTATCCAGAGCTATGCTGTCATACAATAGAAGACTTAGAAATGATGAATGACCGTGAAAAAATATCATTTACTGTCACTGCGGAGGATAAAAAAATTCAAAGAGAAAAAATCATACCCTACTGGCAGGGCAAATCCATTCGAGATTTTATTTTTAATGAAATGACTGAAGAATGGAAGGACTGTTATCATGGAGGGATTTTTACCGAGTTTATGGAGCAAAGGGCTCCTGGACATACGGTAGGGGATGACAAAATTTATAAAAGGGGATTCTTAGATTTCAAATTAGAAATTATGGAACAATTAGAATCACTAGACTATTACAATGACATTGAAGCATACGAAAAGCAAGAGCAGCTGAAGGCAATGGAGATTTGTGCCGATGCCATTATCATTTTTGCCCATAGACATGCTGAGAAAGCTAAAGAGCTTGCTGAAAATGAGGAGAATCCTCAAAAAAAGCGAGAACTAGAAAAAATTGCTGAGGTATGTCTTCGTGTACCTGCCCTTCCACCGGGAAATTTTTGGGAGGCATTACAAAGCTATTGGTTTGTGCACCTAGGTGTAATTACAGAACTCAATACATGGGATGCCTTTTGTCCAGGTAGATTGGATCAGCATTTACATCCTTTTTACCAAAAGGGCATTGAAGGAGGAACATTAACCCCCCAAGGTGCTAAAGAGCTTCTGGAATGTTTTTGGGTGAAGTTTAACAATCAGCCAGCACCACCTAAGGTAGGCATTACTCTTCAAGAAAGTGGTACCTATACAGATTTTGCCAATATTAATATAGGCGGATTAAAAATAGATGGATCAGATGGTGTCAATGAGGTGTCCTATCTGCTATTGGAAGTGATCGATGAAATGAAACTACTACAGCCTAGTTCAAATATCCAGGTGAGTAAGAAAAATCCTGATTATTTTATTAAAAAAGCAGCAGAAGTCATTAGAAAGGGATGGGGACAGCCCTCGGTGTTTAATGCTGATGCTGTGGTGGAGGAGCTACTACGGCAGGGGAAATCTATTGAAGATGCAAGATGTGGTGGCACCAGTGGTTGTGTGGAAACAGGGGCCTTTGGCAAGGAAAGTTTTATACTAACGGGATACTTTAATCTGACAAAGGTATTAGAAATTACATTGAATAATGGGTTTGATCCAGTAACGGGTAAAAAAATTGGCGTGCAGACCGAGGTTGTAGAGAATTTACATTCCTTTAAAGCGTTGTTTGAAGCCTTTAAAGTCCAACTGAATCATTTTATTGATATTAAAATCAAAGGAAACAATATCATTGAAAAACTTTATGCCCATTACATGCCTTCGCCATTTTTATCGATTCTAATCGATGACTGCATTAAAAATGCCAAGGACTATAACGCTGGGGGAACAAGATATAATACCAATTATATACAAGGAGTAGGCATTGCCAGTATTACCGACAGCCTGTCTGCCATCAAGTCCCATGTGTTTGATGACAAACTGTTCACCCTTAGACAATTAATGGAGACCCTCCATGTGGATTTCAAAGGTCATGAACCGATACGACAGCTATTGTTAAATAAGACCCCACGATATGGAAATGATGATGATTATGTGGATAGTATTATGGTGAAAGTATTTGACGCCTTCTACCAAGCGGTTAATGGTAGAAAAACCATGCGGGGAGGAACTTATCGAATTAACATGCTACCCACTACCTGTCATGTTTATTTTGGGTCTGTAATTGGAGCCACTCCTGATGGAAGAAAAGCGGGAAGGCCCCTTTCTGAAGGAATTTCTCCAGTACAGGGCACAGATAAGAAAGGCCCCACGGCAGTCATTAAATCAGCCTCAAAAATGGATCAGTTAAAGACCGGAGGGACGCTATTGAATCAAAAGTTCACTCCAAATATGCTAGAGGGAGAAGCTGGCTTGGAGAATGTAGTGCATTTAGTTCGTTCATATTTTAGGCTGGATGGACATCACATTCAATTCAATGTAGTAGATGCCGCCACATTGAAAAAAGCCCAGGCAAACCCAGAAGCGTATCAAAATTTAATTGTTCGAGTGGCAGGATACAGTGATTATTTTAATAATCTAAATAAAGGATTGCAAGATGAGATTATTGCTAGAACTGAGCATCAGGCAATGTGA